taaaatttaaaaaaaaatagcaatgacatttttaagttagaatataagaacgaaagtaacgtcacatttcgggcaacatgtgtatatctattttagggaatatatgtaaaaatatcggtaaatgagctaataattgtctactatagtatatggaatttgaagaaaatacattcaaaaacgaagtcaataaaatccattgaaaatttgttgtatgtcatgatcatgatcaattcacaaaaaaatgatctcaagaaatgattgaataaaaaaaatctgtgttttggagtattttgatagttagttgcataatttaagatgaaacaaactgtcagagaattctggagtagcttgatttttattaaagtacttatccttataattaaaagttttatgttgtagctttaaacttgtatacctgtggctagcttttcttgataaaaagacttccaagcagacatgcatgtaataaatgacagtaaagtgatcaggtgcatatatatataaggaaaattatctacatttttatattgaacaaatcttcacaattattctaagttttgatatacaaaatattttaaaattttctctttcttccaacagattatgcagtacattctgaagtgacggaaagcttgaagatattgcattgtggtccgaattgagggcaatgattcgcataaagcaagaaaggaatgaagagaatcagacattttatttttcgaattcacacttacttggatttgaccagtttaagcaagcaacattatgcatataccatacttcattgtattcagtatgcatttatgcattgttatttatttacatctttttgttgtgtttcctcaagaggaattatgattcgacaatttttacaaatgttattgccctttttatttagaatggtatattttttttgtctggatctcctacatacacatgatataaaattgtgttttcctgcttgaaaaaaatattagaataatttatcaaaagttattgcccttatacatagatgtccatctgtaaatccttaacctcacccttaaacaaatttcgagcttattagatccagactttgctatggcatgaaattatactcagtggaattgtgattggataactaatcttgtatttcaatgtttgttttcacttgatacaattgtgcatttctcttaggaatgggactgatgtatgtattgtttaagcatgcagtattctcatttaagcttatctcctatattttcagaactaatttcctacaccattaaattaagtccctttttttggtaattttttcctactttttcagtacttttttttatactttttcagtacaaatttcctacttttttagtactattttcctacttttctagtacttttttcctacttttccactactttttcagtactaatttcctaccttattggtacttttttcctactttttcagtcctaatttccttcttttcaataccattttcctacttttttgatactttttcagtacaaatttcgtacttttttagtactattttcctacttttctagtacttttttcctacttttcaactactttttcagtactaatttcctaccttattggtacttttttcctaccttattggtacttttttcctactttttcagtactaatttcctgctttttctgtaccattttcatacttttttttgtacttttgtactttttttgtactttatggacttacctgtaaaagtactaaaaaagtataaaagcacaaaaaaagtacaccatcaatttggccctgtgcactttatactattattgtacttttaatgtactttttctgtactatatttgtgctttttctgtacttaatgaaaacaataaaatgtactaaaggtatacttttgttagactttttttgtactttagtactttttttgactcaatttggaaccgtgttggaatatcggttccaaattgagtcaaaaaaagcatactttttctatgcttttttagtacttttttcccatactttttttgtactttatttcggtgtgggtatgtctgttaggtatgtgtattgggtaataatatatacatatgtctgttaggtatgtgtattgggtaacaatgtgtacatatgtctgttaggttgtgtattgagtaataatatgtacatatgacTCTgtaaggtatgtgtattgggtaataatatgtacatatgtctgtaagtgatgtgtattgggtaataatatgtacatatgtctgttaagTATGTGAAtagggtaataatatgtacatatgtctgttaggtatgtgtattgggtaatactatgtacatatgtctgttaggtatgtgtattgggtaataatatgtacatatgtctgtaaGTGATGTGTATTgagtaataatatgtacatatgtctgttaggtatgtgtaccactggtgccattgagctggaaattggtgaggatgttaaggaaggcgagccaacatagtgttgttattttttggcctcgtaaaaactttgacatggcagcaatatggcggccattttgtaacatgattacgcaatcatggttttcctgaactatttgaaacttcttctcaaattccaccagtgggattcagctcttacttaccagaaattatcctgagatggtcttgatCAAGTTTTATTTTTCGTGTTTATCCAAAttccaaaatggccaccatggccaacagtgccactatacctgctacagagaatacatactacaatagtttaatgttctttaatttagagtcagatgactgttaaggccttgggcctcttgttctgtAATCATGTTAGGGCATCAGAAATAGACATCTTGGATGAAAAAGGCATGGCGATAACAAATATTAGGTCaaactgtgacctactttttcagtaattataaatggacatctaggataaGAAAGGCATgccaataacaaatattgcaaaattaggtcactgtgacctactttttctgGAATCATgttagggcaacagaaatggacatctaggatgagaaaagcatgctgatagcaaatattgtaaaagtaggtcactgtgacctacttttacagtaattatattagggcaacagaaatggacatctaagATTATCAAGGCATGTCAATATTACATATTGCAAAATTCTGTTACATGATCATGTGAGCGTTTAGTcctataggcctcttgttatttagaAGTCATTTATAGGTTTAAATATACTTGacacttgtgaccttgaataatgccaaggtaattaatttgaacaaaatgcTCAGCACTTCctcccagcatgctgcaggcctAATATCGGTTCTCTAGGCCTCTTGGCTGTATAATTTACAACTAAGTTTTTGTTTTAGGTACAACAAAAAGGAGAAGGAGGGGGATCTCAAATCCTAATGCAAGGCATTGGTCTTCCAACAGCTTCTTTGACTGGACAAGGAGAACCAGCACCAAAACCGAAGCCAGTGTCTTTGCAGTCTGGAGAGACTCCTCCCGTCCAGTGTCCACCTGATACTGCTGGCATGGCCAAGCTAAAGAAAAGGACCATAAAAGCGCCATTAACACCAACTTTACTACCGCCAATCCCCCCTATGCCTTCTTCACCTGTCTCTGGACCTGTACAGTTCCAAGTGATAGTGACACCACCACTGCCCACAACCATGGTAACAACTGTACAGCCAGGACAGAAGAGGAAAGCTGTGGATGCAGGGATGGTAAAGAAAAGAAAGACCGCAACTGTCAAGTGCCCTAAGTGTGGAGAAGAGAGAACACCTCCCACTCACCAACAGTACATGGGCTTCAGATATTGTGGAAAGACAGAGACAACATCCTTTGATGAATGGAGGGCAAGTTTAAAAGAAAGGGCCAAGAATAGAAAAGGACCACAGTAGAGCCATGTGAAGTCTGCAGAAGGGCAGCCAGTTTCCACAGTAGAGCCTCCTCAGTCATCTGTTGCTACCATACATTTATATGAAGGACAATTTGTGGAGAAGGAAATGGTAGCAACAAAAGCCATACAAATTTAATGCAGCCTGCCCTAtgacaaatatttcttttaatattgGGATACAGTAGAAGGTTCCAATCCCTTGCAAAAGTAGAGGAAATTTTTTTATGACTTTCTTAACTTATTTCAAATTTGtcatatatgttgatattttcatgaaattgtgTAAAAAATGTTGGTTTTTCATAAATCTGTGTCATATAGCAAGTTCTGCAGAGAAGAAAAAGCTTCCATAGTTCTATAGCATCAAAAACAACACTGTCATTGTAATGATATAGAACATCTGCTTACTTTTGTCCAGGACTCCATCCACTTATTTGGCCAAGTTAGACAATCCTGATTCTAATGCAGACATTCCAGTCCCCATGGTCAGAAGCTCTTCaatcaggtgaaacaccaggaACAACAGAGGAAACTGTACCATCAAAGGATGACAGTACTGTAAGTGGTACATTAGGCTATGGTGATGTTCACAATACTGAGAGTGACATATGTTTGgagggtcaaatgtcaaggtttgAAGAGTGAATGGCTAAGGTGTTCAGGACGAAGAGTCAATGTTTGTAGAGTAAAAGGACATGGTTTGAAAGATTAAAGGTCAAGGCTTGGATGGTGAAAGGTTAAAGTTTtgaaggttaaaggtcaaagtttAGAGGGACAAAATTAAGGGTTTGTATggtgaaaggtcaaggtttgGAGACTGAAATGTCAAAGTTTTGTGGGTTAAAGGTAATAATTAAGGCTTGGAGGGACAAAAGGAAAGGTTTATGATTACAGTGTGAGAGGTCAAGGTTTTGAGGGTGAAATGTTGGGATTTTTATGTATAGTAATACAGTGAAGTTCGTCTAATATAAACCTTCTTCGTATTAATTATAACCATACAATGTTGTTAATTTTTAGGTCATCAAAGACAAAGTCTCCTGActcaatattaggtctctagcatgttgggatgaagagctaccaagcttgttcaaatggatgaccccGACCTTCATTagaggtcacagaggtcaaatatgctaaaatctttaggCTCcaagacccaatattaggtatgtagcatgctgggataaagggctaccaaatttgttaaaatggatgaccttgaccttcattcaaggtcaccggtcgaatatgctaaaatcttacaacaacttcttcttgttaaccaaaaggcctagagacccaatattaggtctatAGCATGCATGgatgaagggttaccaagtttgttataATGGATGtccttgaacttcattcaaggtcacagggatctaacatgctaaaatcttttttaaacaacttcttcttgataaccaagtggcccagagacccaatatcgggtctgtagcatgctatgatgaagggctaccaagtttgtgcAAATGGATGACTTTGACcatcatttaaggtcacaggggtcaaatatgctaaaatatatcataactcaGGTGAatgttaaggcccatggacctcttgttttggTATATCATTAAGATACTTTtgtataaaagtaaaataattttgttataatagCATTAGACAGCAAAATTTTAACTGTGGTTATTACGGGTAAAACTGGGCcacaatattgtacaatgattACCTTTTTTTACCTACAGTGTTTTAAATTATCCTGTCACAAACTTTTAATGCCAAACCTACAACTGTATTTCAGATGATAGTCACAGACTTGACAAAACTGCAGCAAAAACAGTTCAGCATGTTAGCAAAACTGGATGAATACAAACACCTGGAACTTGGCCATAGACTTCTATAGGTAGGAAAATTAGGTCGCAGACTTCTAAaggtgagataattaggtcACATACTTCTAAaggtgagataattaggtcACATACTTCTAAaggtgagataattaggtcACATACTTCTAAaggtgagataattaggtcacagacttctaaaggtgagataattaggtcACATACTTCTAAaggtgagataattaggtcACATACTTCTAAaggtgagataattaggtcACATACTTCTAAAGGTGAGATTATTAGGTCAGACTTTTAAAGGTGAGATTATTAGGGGACAGACAGGTGAGATGAATAGTTCAACTTCTACAGGAAAAGGGAAAGACAGATACTGTTCAAAACCTTGACTGAAATAAATATTCTTAAATAGATTCTTTTacagtaaaaacaatataaagtCCACAAAAAATTCTACAGTTTCAGTCAATGCAAGCTTTCGTTGATATGAGTTTTTCACAGACAGGTCTGACAataatcatgttttatttatttagtaaATTGTAAATCCATCCTTTTTGTATTGCTTTAGAAGTCCCCTACGGTGATGCCAGGCTTTGCTATAGACCTAATAGGTGTTTTCAATATGAAGTTTTTTTAGCTAGAGATTATAACCAAATTTTCCAAAAGCGTTAACACAGGTTAGAGTAACTTATTGCAGCAGGTACCTAGCAAGCTTTCATAGCAGAAAGTCTTTACATGTATcaaaaaaaagatttatttgGGATAGAGTTGTTTGATTTCAAATAggtttttgaaaacaaaatgtgtagGGAATTgtgtcataatattttgcaataattTTAGTTAGTTTGGTTTTACCATGGTTTTGGTTAAGTTCATTTacattctttatttcattattgctcaaaactGCATCAAATCAATATAAAACTTGCTTAAAAACCTGTCTTGATAGGATGATTGATTGGAGATAACTCACCTGTTTGATGTTTTTTAGGTTGGCATTATTTATAAGCATGATACTCAATGATTAGTGTTAATtaaatacttatttcattttatataacaaGCCCAAAGTAACTTATATAATATTCATAGGCCTTCATGATCTGGACATTTGACGTTGAGGTCCCACTGTCTAAAACTTTCCTACAATGATTATTGTCCGTGAAGAGAGACTGTATTTTTTGTCATAGACAGCTGTTCACATATTGGGTAAGTCACTGGAGTGGCTCCTAATAGGTATGGGGTCCTCTCTCCACTAAACAGTAGGATGTTGTACCTACATGGCTGTATTCAGAGTTTATCATTTCCGTCCCCTTGACTTTGTCTCCTCCTCCTCATACAACTTGTAGTGACCGCTGACATATTGGCAGGTATAACACCGCAGTCTCTCCGACCAACCCCATCCCCACTGCTTTGAACTCTGAGAATCAAACTTCAGATATCCTTTGCACTCTCAGTGCTCCAGAATAATATTGTTCTAGTCTCTCCACACCAATTGGCCGTAATAACTTGTATGTGTAGTTGTTATAGGATCTCGTAGAGTAGTCAAAATGTAGGTGTCAGTGATGGAGTTTCAGGATATTCATATCAATTGGAATCCCAGCAGCTTAAATGTAGTCATTTCACCCTTGTTATCAATCTTGAGTCTTGGGTTAGCCTGTTCAAAGGCACTGgcataaaatacaaaaaaaatacttaattgAGTAGTAAAACCTTTATAACTCACTAACTGAAAATCATATGGTCATTGTATTTACTGATCTGAtagaattatatgtatattacttGTGTgccaaatatgaaataattctgTTAAAAACAGTGCTATCTGTGAATGAATATTTGCTTGTATTTTCCAGTAAAACTATGCAGTCATATGGAGTTTGGAACTTCTCTCTCAGACCAAGGGGGGTAACTCCATATTGAATAAGATGATGGACACCTGTCATCATTGAAACTTCACAACTTTATTTGGAATCATCTTCACTTTtgaaaatacaggtaaatgagTGAATCAAAGTCAATAATTCTTTGCTTTATAGTTCTCACAGAAGCATGTTAACCAATCAGCACGGGTTGTATGAGAATGTATTCTGGTAAGAAAATCAAGTTTTCCATGTTAATGGTACAGCtgtatattgaaatgtttaggTGTAATGTTGACCTATCTAATATTTATTTGAAGTATGTATTCCAAACTGTCAGAATATACTGATTTCGCTGTACTGACATGTACCTCCTCGCTGATTTACTCAGGTGTGAATTGACCAGGTATTTCCCCATTAGTTTGTGTCTATATCTTCAGCCATCTCTGACTTGAATTGaacatcaaattaattaattatataggGGCTGATTTACTTACATTACTTTAAATCTGTTAGACATATACAGGACAaccaattttgaaattttcattaaataatttttaaatattttcataatacatatgtacatctgtatatctACTCTAAAATTTCGCAGAGGTTCTTTTTGGTCATAGTCTCTAGGTCCTGACCTCTGAtcatcttgtatttaatgtgtcactgtaacactgtattattagctgtccccttctaatcttgtatttaatgtgtcactgtaacactgtattattagctgtccccttctgatcttgtatttaatgtgtcactgtaacactgtattattagctgtccccttctaatcttgtatttaatgtgtcactgtaacactgtattattagctgtccccttctaatcttgtatttaatgtgtcactgtaacactgtattattagctgtccccttctaatcttgtatttaatgtgtcactgtaacactgtattattagctgtccccttctaatcttgtatttaatgtgtcactgtaacactgtattattagctgtccccttctaatcttgtatttaatgtgtcactgtaacactgtattattagctgtccccttctaatcttgtatttaatgtgtcactgtaacactgtattattagctgtccccttctaatcttgtatttaatgtgtcactgtaacactgtattattagctgtccccttctaatcttgtatttaatgtgtcactgtaacactgtattattagctgtccccttctaatcttgtatttaatgtgtcactgtaacactgtattattagctgtccccttctaatcttgtatttaatgtgtcactgtaacactgtattattagctgtccccttctaatcttgtatttaatgtgtcactgtaacactgtattattagctgtccccttctaatcttgtatttaatgtgtcactgtaacactgtattattagctgtccccttctaatcttgtatttaatgtgtcactgtaacactgtattattagctgtccccttctaatcttgtatttaatgtgtcactgtaacactgtattattagctgtccccttctaatcttgtatttaatgtgtcactgtaacactgtattattagctgtccccttctaatcttgtatttaatgtgtcactgtaacactgtattattagctgtccccattctaatcttgtatttaatgtgtcactgtaacactgtattattagctgtccccttctaatcttgtatttaatgtgtcactgtaacactgtattattagctgtccccttctaatcttgtatttaatgtgtcactgtaacactgtattattagctgtccccttctaatcttgtatttaatgtgtcactgtaacactgtattattagctgtccccttctaatcttgtatttaatgtgtcactgtaacactgtattattagctgtccccttctaatcttgtatttaatgtgtcactgtaacactgtattattagctgtccccttctaatcttgtatttaatgtgtcactgtaacactgtattattagctgtccccttctaatcttgtatttaatgtgtcactgtaacactgtattattagctgtccccttctaatcttgtatttaatgtgtcactgtaacactgtattattagctgtccccttctaatcttgtatttaatgtgtcactgtaacactgtattattagctgtccccttctaatcttgtatttaatgtgtcactgtaacactgtattattagctgtccccttctaatcttgtatttaatgtgtcactgtaacactgtattattagctgtccccttctaatcttgtatttaatgtgtcactgtaacactgtattattagctgtccccttctaatcttgtatttaatgtgtcactgtaacactgtattattagctgtccccttctaatcttgtatttaatgtgtcactgtaacactgtattattagctgtccccttctaatcttgtatttaatgtgtcactgtaacactgtattattagctgtccccttctaatcttgtatttaatgtgtcactgtaacactgtattattagctgtccccttctaatcttgtatttaatgtgtcactgtaacactgtattattagctgtccccttctaatcttgtatttaatgtgtcactgtaacactgtattattagctgtccccttctaatcttgtatttaatgtgtcactgtaacactgtattattagctgtccccttctaatcttgtatttaatgtgtcactgtaacactgtattattagctgtccccttctaatcttgtatttaatgtgtcactgtaacactgtattattagctgtccccttctaatcttgtatttaatgtgtcactgtaacactgtattattagctgtccccttctaatcttgtatttaatgtgtcactgtaacactgtattattagctgtccccttctaatcttgtatttaatgtgtcactgtaacactgtattattagctgtccccttctaatcttgtatttaatgtgtcactgtaacactgtattattagctgtccccttctaatcttgtatttaatgtgtcactgtaacactgtattattagctgtccccttctaatcttgtatttaatgtgtcactgtaacactgtattattagctgtccccttctaatcttgtatttaatgtgtcactgtaacactgtattattagctgtccccttctaatcttgtatttaatgtgtcactgtaacactgtattattagctgtccccttctaatcttgtatttaatgtgtcactgtaacactgtattattagctgtccccttcta
Above is a window of Pecten maximus unplaced genomic scaffold, xPecMax1.1, whole genome shotgun sequence DNA encoding:
- the LOC117318913 gene encoding proline-rich extensin-like protein EPR1, encoding MQGIGLPTASLTGQGEPAPKPKPVSLQSGETPPVQCPPDTAGMAKLKKRTIKAPLTPTLLPPIPPMPSSPVSGPVQFQVIVTPPLPTTMVTTVQPGQKRKAVDAGMVKKRKTATVKCPKCGEERTPPTHQQYMGFRYCGKTETTSFDEWRASLKERAKNRKGPQ